In Pseudomonas poae, a single genomic region encodes these proteins:
- a CDS encoding PilZ domain-containing protein — protein MGRFLPHPDDVAVELIQRPAPAIPRQRLLTVGLGGIACHWPRAWRQGTAVDLNIPSLGASARYPGYVAWCRKVEHGYRIGVSFTDEHALFGARMGEQACRIERYCRQHEDAEPTPEQFEALAREWVSRHAVEFSHEAFVAPALD, from the coding sequence ATGGGTCGTTTTTTACCTCACCCTGATGATGTCGCTGTCGAGTTAATCCAACGTCCCGCCCCTGCCATTCCCCGCCAACGCCTGCTCACTGTCGGCCTGGGCGGTATCGCCTGCCATTGGCCGCGCGCCTGGCGCCAGGGTACGGCGGTTGACCTGAACATTCCCTCGCTGGGTGCCAGCGCCCGTTATCCGGGTTATGTGGCCTGGTGCCGCAAGGTGGAACACGGCTACCGAATTGGCGTCTCGTTTACCGACGAACATGCACTGTTCGGCGCGCGAATGGGTGAGCAAGCATGCCGGATAGAGCGCTATTGCCGCCAGCACGAAGACGCTGAGCCGACACCCGAGCAATTCGAAGCCCTGGCCCGCGAGTGGGTGTCGCGCCATGCGGTCGAGTTCTCCCATGAGGCCTTTGTGGCGCCAGCACTGGATTAA
- a CDS encoding 3-deoxy-7-phosphoheptulonate synthase, with protein MADLPINDLNVESNETLITPDQLKREIPLSDAALQTVTKGREVIRDILDGTDHRLFVVIGPCSIHDLKAAHEYAERLKVLAAEVSDTLYLVMRVYFEKPRTTVGWKGLINDPYLDDSFKIQDGLHIGRQLLLDLAEMGLPTATEALDPISPQYLQDLISWSAIGARTTESQTHREMASGLSSAVGFKNGTDGGLTVAINALQSVSSPHRFLGINQEGGVSIVTTKGNAYGHVVLRGGNGKPNYDSVSVALCEQALTKAKIKPNIMVDCSHANSNKDPALQPLVMENVANQILEGNQSIIGLMVESHLNWGCQAIPKDLADLQYGVSITDACIDWSATENTLRSMHAKLKDVLPKRKRS; from the coding sequence ATGGCTGATTTACCGATCAATGACCTAAACGTCGAATCCAACGAGACCCTGATCACGCCCGATCAGCTCAAGCGCGAAATCCCTTTGAGCGACGCTGCCCTGCAGACCGTCACCAAAGGCCGCGAAGTCATCCGTGACATTCTCGACGGCACCGATCACCGCCTCTTCGTCGTTATCGGGCCTTGCTCGATCCACGACCTCAAGGCTGCCCACGAATATGCCGAGCGCCTCAAGGTGCTGGCAGCAGAAGTGTCGGACACCCTGTACCTGGTAATGCGCGTGTATTTCGAAAAACCGCGCACCACCGTCGGCTGGAAAGGCTTGATCAACGACCCGTACCTGGACGACTCGTTCAAGATCCAGGACGGCTTGCACATCGGTCGCCAACTGCTGCTGGACCTGGCTGAAATGGGCTTGCCCACCGCCACCGAAGCGCTGGACCCGATCTCCCCGCAGTACCTGCAGGACCTGATCAGCTGGTCGGCCATCGGCGCGCGTACCACCGAATCCCAGACTCACCGCGAAATGGCATCCGGCCTGTCGTCGGCCGTGGGCTTCAAGAACGGCACCGACGGCGGCCTGACCGTAGCGATCAATGCGCTGCAATCGGTCTCCAGCCCGCACCGCTTCCTGGGTATCAACCAGGAAGGTGGCGTCTCCATCGTCACCACCAAGGGCAATGCCTACGGCCATGTGGTGCTGCGTGGCGGCAACGGCAAGCCCAACTACGATTCGGTCAGCGTTGCGCTGTGCGAGCAGGCGCTGACCAAGGCCAAGATCAAGCCGAACATCATGGTTGACTGCAGCCACGCCAACTCCAACAAGGACCCGGCCCTGCAACCGCTGGTGATGGAAAACGTCGCCAACCAGATTCTGGAAGGCAACCAGTCGATCATCGGCTTGATGGTCGAGAGTCATTTGAACTGGGGTTGCCAGGCGATTCCTAAAGACTTGGCTGACTTGCAGTACGGCGTGTCGATCACCGATGCCTGCATCGATTGGTCTGCAACCGAAAATACGTTGCGCAGCATGCATGCCAAGCTCAAGGACGTGTTGCCCAAGCGCAAACGCAGCTGA
- a CDS encoding N-acetyltransferase has protein sequence MSEALSIHHDQAGHQFETNVDGHRAYLTYMDLGKQTLDIYRTFVPNALRGRGIAAALTEEALKFAEEAGYTVIPSCSYVERYMERHQRHAAKL, from the coding sequence ATGAGCGAGGCGTTGTCCATCCACCATGACCAGGCTGGTCATCAGTTCGAGACCAATGTGGACGGTCATCGTGCCTATCTGACCTATATGGACCTCGGTAAACAGACCCTGGATATCTATCGGACTTTCGTGCCAAACGCACTGCGGGGTCGTGGTATTGCGGCGGCATTGACCGAGGAAGCCTTGAAGTTTGCCGAAGAGGCGGGCTACACGGTGATTCCGTCCTGCTCCTATGTCGAACGCTACATGGAGCGCCATCAGCGCCATGCGGCGAAGTTGTAA
- a CDS encoding 5'-nucleotidase yields MAKGLGDKLVLAISSRALFDLSDSHKVYLAQGVEAYRKYQIEHEEEFLEPGDAFPLVKKLLSLNASLGRARVEVVLVSRNSADTGLRVFNSIQHYGLDISRAAFVGGRSPYPYLAAFGCHLFLSTHAEDVRSALDAGFAAATILSGGARRASSEELRIAFDGDAVLFSDESERVCQAGGLEAFQASERESARQPLHGGPFKGFLAALNLLQREFPDEACPIRTALVTARSAPSHERVIRTLREWDIRLDESLFLGGLEKSAFLEAFAADVFFDDQAGHCEKAREVVATGHVPHGISNEVRVQSES; encoded by the coding sequence ATGGCAAAGGGATTGGGCGACAAGCTGGTGCTGGCGATTTCTTCGCGCGCGCTGTTCGACCTGAGCGACAGCCACAAGGTTTATCTGGCTCAAGGCGTCGAGGCCTATCGCAAATATCAGATCGAGCATGAGGAAGAATTCCTTGAGCCCGGCGATGCTTTTCCGTTGGTCAAGAAGCTGCTGAGCCTTAACGCCAGCCTCGGTCGGGCGCGGGTCGAAGTGGTGTTGGTGTCTCGCAACAGCGCTGACACGGGCCTGAGGGTGTTCAATTCGATCCAGCATTACGGCCTGGATATTTCCCGCGCCGCTTTTGTTGGGGGGCGTAGTCCCTATCCTTATTTGGCGGCCTTTGGTTGTCATCTGTTTCTTTCCACCCATGCCGAGGATGTACGCAGTGCCCTCGATGCCGGCTTTGCTGCTGCGACGATTTTGTCGGGCGGCGCACGGCGGGCTTCCAGTGAGGAACTGCGAATTGCCTTTGATGGTGATGCGGTGCTGTTCTCCGATGAATCGGAGCGTGTGTGCCAGGCCGGCGGGTTGGAAGCGTTCCAGGCCAGCGAGCGCGAGTCGGCACGCCAACCTTTGCACGGCGGTCCTTTCAAGGGGTTCCTGGCGGCGCTCAACCTGTTGCAACGTGAGTTTCCGGACGAGGCCTGCCCGATCCGCACCGCGCTGGTCACCGCCCGTTCGGCGCCGTCTCACGAGCGGGTGATTCGCACCTTGCGTGAATGGGATATTCGCCTGGATGAATCGTTGTTCCTCGGCGGCCTGGAGAAGTCCGCGTTCCTTGAAGCCTTCGCCGCCGATGTGTTTTTCGATGACCAGGCCGGTCATTGTGAGAAAGCCAGGGAGGTGGTGGCCACCGGGCATGTGCCCCATGGCATCAGTAATGAGGTTAGGGTTCAGTCCGAGAGCTAA
- the cysB gene encoding HTH-type transcriptional regulator CysB, giving the protein MKLQQLRYIWEVAHHDLNVSATAQSLYTSQPGISKQIRLLEDELGVEVFARSGKHLTRVTPAGERIITTAGEILRKVESIKQIAQEFSNEKKGTLSIATTHTQARYALPPVIRDFIKQYPDVALHMHQGSPMQIAEMAADGTVDFAIATEALELFGDLVMMPCYRWNRCVVVPQGHPLAKLPKLTLEALAEYPIVTYVFGFTGRSKLDEAFSHRGLTPKVVFTAADADVIKTYVRLGLGVGIVAKMAVDTNLDKDLVVLDASELFESSVTKIGFRRGTFLRGFMCDFIEKFAPHLTREVMAKAIQCHNKQELEELFDGVELPVH; this is encoded by the coding sequence ATGAAGCTTCAACAACTGCGCTACATCTGGGAAGTGGCGCACCACGACCTCAACGTTTCCGCTACCGCTCAAAGCCTTTACACCTCGCAACCCGGTATCAGCAAGCAGATCCGCCTGCTCGAAGACGAGCTGGGTGTTGAAGTGTTCGCGCGCAGCGGCAAGCACCTGACCCGTGTGACCCCGGCTGGTGAGCGTATCATCACCACCGCTGGCGAGATCCTGCGCAAAGTCGAAAGCATCAAGCAGATCGCCCAGGAATTCTCCAACGAGAAGAAGGGCACCCTGTCGATCGCCACGACCCACACCCAGGCCCGTTATGCATTGCCTCCGGTGATCCGCGATTTCATCAAGCAATACCCGGACGTGGCGCTGCACATGCACCAGGGTTCTCCGATGCAGATCGCCGAGATGGCCGCAGACGGCACCGTGGATTTCGCCATTGCCACCGAGGCCCTGGAGCTGTTCGGTGACCTGGTGATGATGCCGTGCTACCGCTGGAACCGCTGCGTGGTTGTGCCGCAAGGTCACCCATTGGCCAAGCTGCCGAAGCTGACCCTGGAAGCCCTGGCCGAATACCCGATCGTGACTTACGTGTTTGGTTTTACTGGCCGTTCCAAGCTCGACGAAGCGTTCAGCCATCGCGGCCTTACACCGAAAGTGGTGTTTACCGCAGCCGACGCCGATGTGATCAAGACTTACGTGCGCCTGGGCCTGGGCGTGGGGATCGTCGCCAAGATGGCGGTGGACACCAACCTCGATAAAGACCTGGTGGTACTCGACGCCAGCGAGTTGTTCGAGTCCAGCGTGACCAAGATCGGTTTCCGTCGCGGCACGTTCCTGCGTGGTTTCATGTGCGACTTCATCGAGAAGTTCGCGCCGCACCTGACCCGTGAAGTCATGGCCAAAGCGATCCAGTGCCACAACAAGCAGGAACTGGAAGAACTGTTCGACGGCGTAGAATTGCCAGTCCACTAA
- a CDS encoding thioredoxin, with protein MYTDSEHRPVDGGGSSIVKELELTDLDIDQQLLGLPGISLVVFTSVGCSSCRWARQQVPGWTLPVDRVCWVDAGHNGGAVERYQIFHLPALFVVCEGQFLGQLQTRLTPADLAEAVKHALARTPEELP; from the coding sequence ATGTACACGGACTCCGAGCACCGTCCTGTTGACGGCGGTGGCAGCAGTATAGTGAAGGAACTGGAATTGACCGACCTGGATATTGACCAGCAATTGCTGGGATTGCCAGGTATTTCGCTGGTGGTGTTCACCAGTGTCGGCTGTTCCAGTTGCCGCTGGGCACGCCAACAGGTACCCGGCTGGACATTGCCGGTGGACCGAGTGTGCTGGGTGGATGCCGGGCACAATGGCGGCGCGGTCGAACGCTACCAGATCTTTCATTTGCCGGCGTTGTTCGTGGTGTGCGAGGGTCAATTCCTTGGGCAATTACAGACGCGCCTTACACCTGCCGACCTTGCCGAGGCCGTGAAACACGCACTCGCCCGTACACCAGAGGAATTGCCATGA
- a CDS encoding universal stress protein: MIRSMLYATDLGLYAPYVMQHALALARTFKADLYVIHVVEPIGLFAESVLQSYLDEKALSEWQTQGLTTVMATIEQRVLDSFREELEDGEQDLKLIRSVRVIQGDPCEVILDQLRKLSVDLLIVGSHSHATSAATPLGRTAARVLQLSTVPVYLVPSLQRRRSDDV; the protein is encoded by the coding sequence ATGATTCGTTCGATGTTGTACGCCACGGATCTCGGTCTGTATGCGCCTTATGTGATGCAGCACGCATTGGCGCTGGCGCGAACGTTCAAGGCGGACTTGTATGTGATCCACGTGGTCGAGCCCATCGGGCTGTTCGCCGAATCGGTGTTACAGAGCTACCTTGATGAGAAGGCGTTAAGTGAATGGCAAACCCAGGGCCTGACTACGGTCATGGCGACGATCGAGCAACGGGTGCTGGACAGCTTTCGTGAGGAATTGGAGGACGGGGAGCAAGACCTGAAATTGATTCGCTCGGTACGGGTGATCCAGGGGGACCCGTGCGAGGTGATACTCGACCAATTGCGCAAACTTTCCGTAGACCTGTTGATCGTAGGCAGTCATAGCCATGCAACGTCGGCGGCCACACCGCTGGGTCGCACCGCTGCGCGGGTGTTGCAGCTGTCTACGGTGCCGGTTTACCTGGTGCCCTCGCTACAGCGCCGACGCAGTGATGACGTGTGA
- a CDS encoding putative 2-dehydropantoate 2-reductase gives MTAVAPQSPRIGIIGTGAIGGFYGLMLARAGFDVHFLLRSEYAAVSEHGLRVNSTVFGPLHLHPVQAYARAADMPPCDWLLVSTKSTGNLELAPTIAQVAAPDAKVVLLQNGLDVEDSLREHLPPSLHLLGGLCYIGVHRSGPGVVEHQALGRVNLGYHSGTAANDEDRQRAIVEAGAALFHKAGIESQAMANVHQARWHKLVWNVPYNGLSVLLGTGTTAMMADESSRELIQALMAEVVQGAHACGHEIPASYAEQMFAMTETMDDYLPSMYHDHIHKRPLELAAIYARPLAAARAAGCELPRIQALYQALSFIDRHNR, from the coding sequence ATGACCGCAGTTGCACCCCAGTCGCCACGCATTGGCATCATCGGCACCGGTGCCATCGGTGGTTTCTATGGCTTGATGCTGGCACGTGCCGGCTTCGACGTACATTTCCTGTTGCGCAGCGAGTACGCAGCGGTCAGCGAGCACGGCTTGCGGGTAAACAGCACGGTGTTCGGGCCCCTGCACCTGCACCCGGTGCAAGCCTATGCCCGCGCTGCCGATATGCCACCGTGCGATTGGTTGCTGGTGAGCACCAAGTCCACGGGCAACCTGGAGCTGGCCCCAACCATTGCCCAAGTCGCCGCGCCGGACGCCAAAGTGGTGTTGCTGCAAAACGGTCTGGATGTGGAAGACAGCCTGCGTGAACACCTGCCGCCATCGCTGCACCTGCTCGGCGGCCTGTGCTACATCGGCGTGCACCGCTCGGGGCCTGGAGTGGTTGAGCATCAGGCCCTGGGCCGGGTCAACCTGGGGTACCACAGCGGTACGGCGGCCAATGATGAAGACCGACAGAGGGCGATTGTAGAGGCGGGCGCGGCGCTGTTTCATAAGGCCGGTATCGAGTCCCAGGCCATGGCCAACGTGCATCAGGCGCGCTGGCACAAACTGGTGTGGAACGTGCCCTACAATGGCCTTTCCGTGCTATTGGGCACCGGCACCACGGCGATGATGGCGGATGAGTCCAGCCGTGAATTGATCCAGGCGTTGATGGCCGAAGTGGTGCAGGGCGCTCACGCCTGTGGCCATGAAATTCCCGCCAGCTACGCCGAACAGATGTTCGCCATGACCGAAACCATGGACGACTATCTGCCTAGCATGTACCACGATCATATTCACAAACGTCCGCTGGAACTGGCGGCGATTTACGCGCGGCCTTTAGCTGCCGCCAGAGCTGCCGGTTGTGAATTACCGCGAATACAGGCGTTGTACCAGGCCTTGAGTTTTATTGATCGGCATAACCGCTGA
- a CDS encoding ABC transporter ATP-binding protein produces MLHGRSILTARNLSKVVPSAEGELTILHELSLELNKGDSLAIVGSSGSGKSTLLGLLAGLDLPSSGEVTLAGQALSSLDEDQRARIRAEHVGFVFQSFQLLDSLNALENVMLPLELDGRKDARERARHLLERVGLGKRLTHSPRQLSGGEQQRVAIARAFAAEPDVLFADEPTGNLDSHTGERISDLLFELNKESGTTLVLVTHDERLAHRCRRLIRLEAGLMVAPLEP; encoded by the coding sequence ATTCTCCATGGGCGCAGCATTCTCACCGCGCGGAACCTTAGCAAAGTGGTTCCCAGCGCGGAAGGTGAACTGACTATCCTGCACGAACTGAGCCTGGAACTGAACAAGGGCGATAGCCTGGCTATCGTCGGCAGCTCCGGTTCCGGCAAATCCACCCTCCTCGGCCTGCTGGCCGGCCTCGATCTGCCCAGCAGCGGCGAAGTCACCCTCGCCGGGCAAGCCTTGAGCAGCCTCGACGAAGACCAGCGCGCTCGCATCCGGGCCGAGCACGTAGGCTTCGTGTTCCAATCATTCCAACTGCTCGACAGCCTCAATGCATTGGAAAACGTCATGCTGCCCCTGGAACTGGACGGTCGCAAAGACGCCCGCGAACGCGCCCGGCACCTGCTGGAACGCGTGGGCCTGGGCAAACGCCTCACCCACTCACCACGCCAACTGTCGGGTGGCGAACAACAACGGGTGGCCATTGCCCGCGCCTTCGCTGCCGAGCCGGACGTGCTATTTGCCGATGAACCTACCGGCAACCTGGACAGCCACACCGGCGAGCGCATCAGCGATCTGCTGTTCGAACTCAATAAAGAGAGCGGCACGACCCTGGTACTGGTCACCCACGACGAGCGCCTGGCCCATCGTTGCCGACGCCTGATCCGCCTTGAAGCCGGCCTGATGGTCGCGCCCCTGGAGCCTTGA
- a CDS encoding arylesterase has product MENPMRMWFLSAGLALMCMAQNAAAGTVLIVGDSISAGFGLDTSKGWVALLEQRLKSEGFDDKVVNASISGDTSAGGLARLPAALAEHKPQLVIIELGGNDGLRGQPPAQLQQNLASMIDRSKAIGAKVLLLGMQLPPNYGPRYTNAFAAVYGSLAEEKQVPLVPFFLEGIGGHPELMQADGLHPAVGAQGKLLENVWPTLKPLL; this is encoded by the coding sequence ATGGAGAATCCGATGCGAATGTGGTTTTTGAGTGCTGGCCTGGCCTTGATGTGCATGGCCCAGAACGCAGCGGCGGGTACAGTCCTGATCGTTGGCGATAGTATCAGTGCCGGTTTCGGCCTGGATACCAGCAAAGGATGGGTCGCGCTGCTGGAGCAACGGCTCAAGAGCGAAGGTTTCGACGATAAAGTGGTCAATGCATCCATCAGTGGCGACACCAGTGCCGGAGGCCTGGCGCGGCTACCTGCGGCGCTTGCAGAGCATAAGCCGCAGTTGGTGATCATCGAGCTGGGCGGCAACGATGGCCTGCGTGGACAACCGCCGGCGCAATTGCAACAAAATCTTGCTTCGATGATTGATCGCTCCAAGGCGATTGGCGCCAAGGTGCTGTTGCTGGGTATGCAATTGCCGCCCAACTACGGTCCGCGCTATACCAACGCATTTGCCGCGGTCTATGGCTCGCTGGCAGAGGAGAAACAAGTGCCGCTGGTGCCGTTTTTCCTCGAGGGTATTGGCGGTCATCCCGAACTGATGCAAGCGGATGGGCTGCACCCGGCGGTCGGCGCCCAGGGCAAGTTGCTGGAAAATGTCTGGCCGACGCTAAAACCGCTGCTATGA